In the Nocardioides marmotae genome, ATCGCGGCGATCGACTGCGGCACGAACTCGATCCGGCTGCTGGTCTGCGAGACCCCGGCCGAGCCGGTCGTGCGCGAGATGCGCGTCGTACGGCTGGGGGAGGGCATCGACGCCACCGGGCAGATGTCCGAGGCGGCACTCGCGCGGACCTTCGCCGCGCTCGACGACTACGCCGCGACCATCCGCGAGCACGGCGCGGCGCGCGTGCGGTTGTGCGCCACCTCGGCCACGCGGGACGCGGCGAACGCCGAGGTCTTCGCCGCGGGCGTGCGCGCGCGGCTCGGGATCGACCCCGACGTGGTGACCGGGGCCGAGGAGGCGGCGCTCTCCTTCGCCGGCGCGGTCCGCGGGCTCCGGTCGGAGCCGGCGTGGCCGGTGCTCGTCGTGGACCTCGGCGGCGGCTCGACCGAGCTCGTCCTCGGCGGCCCCGACGGCGTCACGGCCGGGCACTCCATGGATGTCGGCTCGGTGCGGCTGCACGAGCGGCACGCGTTCTCCGACCCGCCGACCGCCGCCGAGATCGAGGCGTGCGTGCGAGACATCGACGCCCACCTCGACGCCTGCCCGGTCGACCCGGCGCGGGCCGCGACGGTCGTCGGCGTCGCCGGGACGATCACCACCGTCGCCGCCGCTGCGCTCGGCCTCACGGCGTACGACGCCGACGCGCTCGACCAGCAGGTGCTGGCGGTCGACGACGTCCACGCCGCGATCGACCGGCTGCTCGCGATGAGCGTCGAGGAGCGCCGCGCGCTGCCGTTCATGCACCCCGGCCGCGCCGACGTGATCGGCGCCGGCGCGCTCGTGCTGCGCCAGGTGCTGCGCCGCTCCGGCGTCGACCGGCTGGTGGTCTCCGAGGCCGACATCCTCGACGGCATCGCCTGGTCGCTGCTCGACCGTCCGGCCTGACCGGCTGCTCCCGGTCGTCCTCGACGCTCCCGGCCCGCTCCCGGCCCGCTCCCGCACGCCGACGCGCCCCGTTTGCGGGGCGCGCGACGCGGCAACCGGAGGGACTCCGCACGACACACCGACCAAGGAGCAACCCGTGAAGAAGCTCATCCTGCTGGCCGGCATCGGCATCGGCTACGTCCTCGGCTCCAAGGCCGGCCGGGAGCGCTACGAGCAGATCCGGGCCGGCGCCAGCAAGGTCGCCGAGAGCCCGACCGTCCAGACCGCGGCCGCCAAGGCCACCGAGCAGGCCGCCGCCGCGGCCGAGGTCGCCAAGGAGAAGGTGACCGAGGCGGCCTCCACCGTCGCCGACAAGGCCCGCCGCGAGGCCTCGATCCAGCCCGCGCCCTGAGCCTGCTGCCGCACCCGGCCACGGGGCAGCCCTTCGCCTCGCCGGTGCCGCCCGGCACCGGCTGGCCGGGCGACCCGGCGGCGCCGGACACCCCGGTCGCCACCACGGCCGCGGCCGTACGCCGTCTGGCCCACGACGCCGGCCTCCACACGCTGGAGGCCGGCGTCAGCGTGTGCCGGGCCTGCCCGCGGCTGGTCCGGTGGCGCGAGGACGTGGCGCACGCCAAGCGGGCCTCGTTCGCGGGCGAGCCGTACTGGGGGCGGCCGATCCCGGGCTTCGGCGCCGAGCATCCCGCGATCCTCGTGGTCGGTCTCGCGCCGGCCGCCAACGGTGCGAACCGCACCGGGCGGATCTTCACCGGGGACCGCTCCGGAGACTGGCTGTTCGCGAGCCTGCACCGGGTCGGCCTGGCCAACCAGGCGACCAGCGTGCACGCCGCGGACGGCCTCGAGCTGCCGGAGACCCGGCTGGTCGCGGCCGTCCGGTGCGCGCCGCCGCTGAACAAGCCGACGCCGCAGGAGCGCGACACGTGTGCGCCGTGGCTGGACCGCGAGGTCGCGCTCGTCGCCGACACCGTCCGCGTCGTGGTCGCGCTCGGCTCGTTCGGCTGGGACGCGGCGCTGCGGACCTACCGCCGCGCGGGCTACGGCGTACCCGTCCCCAAGCCGCGGTTCGGCCACGGCGCGGAGGCGTTCCTCGCCGCTCCCGGGGGCGCGGCAGGGGACGGTGTCACCCTGCTCGGCTGCTACCACCCCAGCCAGCAGAACACCTTCACCGGGCGGCTCACCGAGACGATGCTGGACGAGGTGCTCGGTCGCGCGGCGGCCCTTGCGAGAATGCCCCGGTGAGCACCCCCGCACCCCTCCACGCCGTCACCGTCCTGGGCCACGACCGGCCAGGCATCATCGCCGAGACCACCGGTCGGCTCGCCGACCTCGGGCTGAACCTCGAGGACTCGACGATGACCCTGCTGCGGGGCCACTTCGCGATGATGCTGCTGTGTGCGGGTGATGCCGAGGCCACCGCCATCGAGGCCGCCCTGCAGCCGCTCACCGCGGACGGCACGCTGACCGTCACCGTGCGCGACGTGCCGCAGGAGGACGCCGCCGGCCCCGCCGGCACCTCCTGGGTGCTGACCGTCCACGGCGGCGACCGCCCCGGCATCGTCTCCTCCGTCGTGGCCCGCGTGGCCGCGGTCGGCGGGAACATCACCGACCTGACCACCCGCCTCGCCGGCGAGCTGTACCTGCTCGTCGCCGAGATCGACCTGCCCGCGGGCGCCGACGTGCCCGCGCTCGAGGCCGCCGTCACCGCGGCCGCCGCCGAGCTCGGCGTCGGCGCGACCCTGCGCGCCGTGGAGGCCGACGAGCTGTGAGCGTCGACCCCACCGTCGCGGACTGGTCGGAGCAGGAGCTCGGCGTCGAGGGACGGGTGCTCGACGTCGTGCGCGCCCCGGACCCGGTGCTGTCCACCCGGGGCGCCGACGTCGACCCGACCGACCCCGCGACCGTCCAGCTCGCCGCCGACCTCGTCGCGACCATGCGCGTCAGCCCCGGCTGCGTCGGCCTGGCCGCCAACCAGGTCGGTGTCGCCGCACGCGTCTTCTGCGTCGACGTCTCCGAGCACCCCAAGACCCGCGACCACCACGGCACGTTCGTGCTGTGCAACGCCGAGGTCGTGGAGTCCAGCCGCAACGAGCGCGCCCGAGAGGGGTGCATGAGCGTCCCGGACCTCACCGGCGACGTGAAGCGCGCCTCGCGCCTGGTCGTCCGCGGGCAGCTGCCCGGGACCGGCAAGGAGGTCACCCTCAGCGCCAACGCGTTCGAGGCCCGCGCCCTCCAGCACGAGATCGACCACACCGAGGGGTTCCTCTTCCTCGACCGGGTCGCCGGGGCGCACGCCATCCATCCACGCAAGACTTACCTCTAGCCACGTCCCGTGGCGTGGGCCCCCGTGTCCCAACCGGCAGAGGAAGCCGCCTTAAAAGCGGCGTGGTGCGGGTTCGAATCCCGCCGGGGGCACCCCTCGCCCACACGCGATGGCGCCCGCTTGACCTCAGGTCGACCTGAAGGTCCACGCTGGGTGGCATGAGCGAGCACCAGCACGGACAGGCCCACCAGCACGGCGACGACCACGACCGCGGGATCGACCCGGCGATGTGGACCGCCGCCTTCTGGGACGAGCGGTACGCCGGCACCGACGCGGTCTGGTCGGGCCGGCCCAACCGGCGGCTGGTCGAGCAGGCCGCGGACCTCCCGCCCGGGCGGGCGGTCGACGTCGGGTGCGGCGAGGGCGCGGACGCGGTGTGGCTGGCCCAGCAGGGCTGGCAGGTCACCGGGGTCGACGTGTCCCGCGTGGCCCTCGAGCGCGCCGCGGCGCACGCCGCCGAGGCCGGGGTCGCGGTCGAGTGGCGCCGGGTCGACCTGATGGCGGGCGAGGAGCTCCCGGCGACGTACGACCTGGTCTCGGCGCACTTCCTGCACCCGCCGGCCGACCAGCTCGCCGACGTGCTGCGCCGGCTGGGCGCGGCGGTGGTCCCCGGCGGGACGCTGCTCTTCGTCGGGCACCACCCGCGCGACCTCGCGGCGCGCGACCAGCACGCCTCCATGCTGCCGCTGATGCTGACCCCCGAGCAGGTCGTCGCGCACCTGGACCCGCAGGTCTGGGACGTGCGGGTCGCCGAGACCCAGGCCCGCGAGCAGTTGGTGGAGGGCACGCCCACGACCGTGCACGACTCCGTCGTCCGGGCGGTCCGGAGCGCCTGACCCGCGCGCGAGAAAGCCGCCCGATCGGGAACGCGCAGCGCCCACCGGGCGTTGTACCGGCACAGGCCCCATAGGGTGGGCCCACCAGTTCCACGGCCTCCAAGGAGAGACCATGCAGAGCAACAACCCGGTGTTCCGTCGTTCCGAGGAGTTCAACCGCGGCGGCGCGAACGCCTACGGCAACCAGACGTACGCCGGGAACGGAGCCGGCCACGCCGGCTACGGCACCGACCCGGCCCAGTGGGGGGTCGGCACCCCCGGTGCCCCCACCACCCCGCAGGTGACCGGCGGGCCGATGACGATCGACTCGGTCGTCCAGAAGACCGCGATGACCCTCGGCACCGTCATCGTCGCGGCCTTCGCGACCTGGGTCCTGACCCCGGACATCTCCGGTGTCGTGACCGCCGACGAGATCGCCCCGCTGACCGGCGCCGTGATGATCGGTGCCCTCGGCGCGTTCGTGCTGTCGATGGTCAACTCCTTCAAGCGCGTGATCAGCCCGGCCCTGGTGCTGGCGTTCGCGGTGCTCGAGGGTGTCGCGCTCGGCGGCCTGAGCAAGCTGTTCGACGCCCAGATCGGCAACGGGATCGTCACCCAGGCGGTGATCGGCACCTTCGCGGCCTTCGCGGGCACGCTCGCGGCGTACAAGTTCTTCAACATCCAGGTCGGCCAGAAGTTCCGGACGTTCGTCGTCGCGGCGGTCTTCGGCATGATCGCGCTGAGCCTGATGGAGATGGTCCTGGGCTTCTTCGGCTCCGCGATCGGCCTCTACGGCTTCGGCGCGATGGGCCTGCTGTTCTCGGTCGTCGGCCTGGTGCTCGGTGTGTTCATGCTGATCCTCGACTTCGACTTCGTCGAGCAGGGTGTGGCCAACCGGATCCCCGAGCGCGAGTCGTGGCGTGCGGCGTTCGCGATGACCGTCAGCCTGGTCTGGATCTACACCAACCTGCTGCGCATCCTGGCGATCTTCAACCAGGACTGACCCACCCGGTCTCCGACCCCCGCAACGGTCGGCGCGGTACCCCGAACGGCCCCGGACCTCGGTCCGGGGCCGTTCGTGCGTACCTGGGGGTTTCCGGGCGCGACCGGGCTTGTAACGCATCGTTCGCCACTCTTCCTGCACGTTGCAGCGTGCAGGAAGAGCAGCGAACAGTGCGTTACAAGTGCCGCCGCGGCCCCGGACCAGCGGCGCGCGGGACGGCCTCAGGCGTCGACGGGCTCGGGGGAGTCCGAGCCGTTCGCGGCCGCGTCGCCGTCGGAGGCCTCGGGGGCGGTGCCGTCGGTGGCGGGCTGGCGGCGGCGGTGCCGCAGCTCGACCCAGAGGCCGCGGACGCCGCGGCGGTTGCCGGCGACCTCGGTGCCGCCGAGCTCGGTGCCCGGGGTGTTGACGGCCTGGAGGGCCGCGGCGGTGATCGGCAGGACGCCCTCGCCGCGGTAGGCCTCGACCTCGGCCTCGTCGATGGCGAGCAGGTCGAGGGCGGCCAGCGTCGAGGGCAGCAGGACCGAGGCCAGCGACCGGTAGCCCTGCGCGGAGGGGTGGAACTGGTCGGGCCCGAAGAGCAGGGCCGGCGCGGCCGCGAACTCCGGCCCGAGGATCGAGGCCAGCGAGACCGTGCGGCCGCCCTCTTCGACGACCGCGATCGTCTGCCCGGCCGCGAGCCGCCGTGACCAGGCGCGCGCGACCTGCTTGAGCGGCGGGGCGATCGGCTTGATCGTGCCGAGGTCGGGACAGGTGCCGACCAGCACCGCGATGC is a window encoding:
- a CDS encoding Ppx/GppA phosphatase family protein — its product is MIAAIDCGTNSIRLLVCETPAEPVVREMRVVRLGEGIDATGQMSEAALARTFAALDDYAATIREHGAARVRLCATSATRDAANAEVFAAGVRARLGIDPDVVTGAEEAALSFAGAVRGLRSEPAWPVLVVDLGGGSTELVLGGPDGVTAGHSMDVGSVRLHERHAFSDPPTAAEIEACVRDIDAHLDACPVDPARAATVVGVAGTITTVAAAALGLTAYDADALDQQVLAVDDVHAAIDRLLAMSVEERRALPFMHPGRADVIGAGALVLRQVLRRSGVDRLVVSEADILDGIAWSLLDRPA
- a CDS encoding uracil-DNA glycosylase, which encodes MSLLPHPATGQPFASPVPPGTGWPGDPAAPDTPVATTAAAVRRLAHDAGLHTLEAGVSVCRACPRLVRWREDVAHAKRASFAGEPYWGRPIPGFGAEHPAILVVGLAPAANGANRTGRIFTGDRSGDWLFASLHRVGLANQATSVHAADGLELPETRLVAAVRCAPPLNKPTPQERDTCAPWLDREVALVADTVRVVVALGSFGWDAALRTYRRAGYGVPVPKPRFGHGAEAFLAAPGGAAGDGVTLLGCYHPSQQNTFTGRLTETMLDEVLGRAAALARMPR
- a CDS encoding glycine cleavage system protein R — its product is MSTPAPLHAVTVLGHDRPGIIAETTGRLADLGLNLEDSTMTLLRGHFAMMLLCAGDAEATAIEAALQPLTADGTLTVTVRDVPQEDAAGPAGTSWVLTVHGGDRPGIVSSVVARVAAVGGNITDLTTRLAGELYLLVAEIDLPAGADVPALEAAVTAAAAELGVGATLRAVEADEL
- the def gene encoding peptide deformylase, which produces MSVDPTVADWSEQELGVEGRVLDVVRAPDPVLSTRGADVDPTDPATVQLAADLVATMRVSPGCVGLAANQVGVAARVFCVDVSEHPKTRDHHGTFVLCNAEVVESSRNERAREGCMSVPDLTGDVKRASRLVVRGQLPGTGKEVTLSANAFEARALQHEIDHTEGFLFLDRVAGAHAIHPRKTYL
- a CDS encoding class I SAM-dependent methyltransferase — its product is MSEHQHGQAHQHGDDHDRGIDPAMWTAAFWDERYAGTDAVWSGRPNRRLVEQAADLPPGRAVDVGCGEGADAVWLAQQGWQVTGVDVSRVALERAAAHAAEAGVAVEWRRVDLMAGEELPATYDLVSAHFLHPPADQLADVLRRLGAAVVPGGTLLFVGHHPRDLAARDQHASMLPLMLTPEQVVAHLDPQVWDVRVAETQAREQLVEGTPTTVHDSVVRAVRSA
- a CDS encoding Bax inhibitor-1/YccA family protein — protein: MQSNNPVFRRSEEFNRGGANAYGNQTYAGNGAGHAGYGTDPAQWGVGTPGAPTTPQVTGGPMTIDSVVQKTAMTLGTVIVAAFATWVLTPDISGVVTADEIAPLTGAVMIGALGAFVLSMVNSFKRVISPALVLAFAVLEGVALGGLSKLFDAQIGNGIVTQAVIGTFAAFAGTLAAYKFFNIQVGQKFRTFVVAAVFGMIALSLMEMVLGFFGSAIGLYGFGAMGLLFSVVGLVLGVFMLILDFDFVEQGVANRIPERESWRAAFAMTVSLVWIYTNLLRILAIFNQD
- a CDS encoding SGNH/GDSL hydrolase family protein, whose amino-acid sequence is MGKAAAARKLAGAAAFGGGGLSALGAALYGVMRVEAKLARKTIGAPREAPPPDATGWYGRGRPGPAVKIALLGDSSAAGYGVERVEETPGALLASGVAERAHRRVYLRSFAVVGAKSSDLDGQISRALPIEPDLAVILVGANDVTHTVLPSHSVRHLAEGVRRLREAGIAVLVGTCPDLGTIKPIAPPLKQVARAWSRRLAAGQTIAVVEEGGRTVSLASILGPEFAAAPALLFGPDQFHPSAQGYRSLASVLLPSTLAALDLLAIDEAEVEAYRGEGVLPITAAALQAVNTPGTELGGTEVAGNRRGVRGLWVELRHRRRQPATDGTAPEASDGDAAANGSDSPEPVDA